One genomic segment of Hevea brasiliensis isolate MT/VB/25A 57/8 chromosome 3, ASM3005281v1, whole genome shotgun sequence includes these proteins:
- the LOC110665964 gene encoding protein CDI-like: MTITNGGIHKVNTKGGITSDKPFKILVGYDPREDIAYEVCRHSIMKRSSIPVDINPIIQSELRKKNLYWRERGQFESTEFSFSRFLTPYLANYEGWAMFVDCDFLYLADIRELSNLIDDKYAIMCVQHDYTPKETTKMDGAVQTVYPRKNWSSMVLYNCGHPKNKVLTPEVVNTQTGAFLHRFQWLEDEEIGSIPFVWNFLEGHNRVLEGDTTTFPKAIHYTRGGPWFDAWKNCEFADLWLKEMEEYINENKKVAEN; encoded by the coding sequence ATGACCATAACCAATGGTGGGATTCACAAAGTGAACACAAAAGGAGGCATAACAAGTGACAAACCCTTCAAGATCCTTGTGGGTTATGATCCTCGTGAAGATATTGCATATGAGGTATGTCGCCATTCCATCATGAAGCGATCTTCAATTCCTGTTGATATCAACCCCATCATTCAATCAGAACTTAGAAAGAAAAATCTGTATTGGCGTGAGAGGGGCCAGTTTGAAAGCACAGAGTTCTCTTTTAGCCGTTTCTTGACCCCATACTTGGCCAACTATGAAGGTTGGGCAATGTTTGTTGATTGTGATTTTCTCTACTTGGCTGACATTAGGGAACTGAGTAATTTGATTGATGATAAATATGCTATCATGTGTGTGCAACATGACTACACCCCTAAAGAGACCACAAAAATGGATGGGGCAGTGCAAACTGTGTATCCAAGGAAGAATTGGTCTTCTATGGTGTTGTACAATTGTGGCCATCCAAAGAATAAGGTGCTGACACCCGAGGTTGTAAATACGCAAACAGGTGCTTTTCTTCATAGGTTTCAGTGGCTTGAGGATGAAGAAATTGGGTCAATCCCATTTGTGTGGAATTTTCTTGAGGGCCATAACAGGGTTTTGGAGGGTGACACCACAACATTTCCTAAAGCAATACATTATACTCGTGGAGGGCCATGGTTTGATGCATGGAAGAATTGTGAGTTTGCAGACTTGTGGTTAAAGGAGATGGAAGAATACATTAACGAGAATaagaaggttgctgaaaattaG
- the LOC110647449 gene encoding uncharacterized protein LOC110647449 isoform X3 has protein sequence MRSRNNGVPRGQTAKNFQVEGPNWILIAGGALLSTLSIRLGFKLKQTLDSKQQANAKNGNSSDRRRTGGCHMHSNVYSFTQDDDGCFNCMSDIADLKHQPSDQMLSESGVALPLVTVPGPEFTKENGIMWVSSPDRLELPPKPLYHSNCSDSPCVSDSGSDIFSKREVIQKLRQQLKRRDDMIMEMQDQIVELQNSLNAQLAHSTNLQSQLDTANRDLFDSEREIQRLRKAIADHCVKHAAINEKPTVTIWPSEVRNGHANGYLDVDSSLQLSEKGRGDGEKVEMLKREVGELKEVIEGKEYLLQSYKEQKAELSMKIKELQQRLDSHLPNIL, from the exons ATGAGATCAAGAAATAATGGGGTCCCTAGAGGTCAGACGGCAAAAAATTTTCAGGTTGAGGGACCAAATTGGATTCTGATTGCAGGTGGTGCCTTGTTAAGTACGTTGTCAATTCGTCTTGGTTTCAAGCTGAAGCAGACTCTTGATTCAAAGCAACAGGCAAATGCCA AGAATGGGAACTCGTCTGACAGAAGGAGGACAGGAGGCTGCCACATGCATTCGAACGTGTATTCCTTTACACAAGATGATGATGGTTGCTTCAACTGCATGTCAG ACATTGCAGATTTGAAGCACCAGCCTAGTGACCAAATGCTGTCCGAATCTGGTGTTGCTCTTCCTTTGGTGACAGTTCCTGGTCCAGAATTTACCAAGGAGAATGGCATTATGTGGGTATCCTCTCCTGATCGTCTTGAGTTGCCTCCAAAGCCATTATACCATTCAAATTGCTCTGACTCACCATGCGTCTCAGATTCTGGTTCTGATATCTTCAGCAAGCGAGAAGTGATACAGAAGTTGAGGCAGCAATTGAAGAGAAGAGATGACATGATAATGGAGATGCAGGATCAGATTGTGGAGTTGCAGAATTCGCTCAATGCTCAGCTGGCACATTCTACAAATTTGCAGTCACAGCTTGATACAGCTAACAGAGATTTGTTTGATTCTGAGAGGGAAATTCAGAGGCTGAGGAAGGCAATTGCTGATCACTGTGTGAAACATGCAGCCATCAATGAAAAACCAACAGTCACTATATGGCCAtctgaggtgagaaatggtcatgcaAATGGGTATCTGGATGTGGACAGCAGTTTGCAGTTGTCAGAAAAGGGAAGGGGAGATGGGGAAAAGGTTGAGATGCTGAAGAGGGAAGTAGGAGAGTTGAAGGAAGTAATAGAAGGGAAGGAGTACCTGTTGCAGAGCTACAAGGAGCAGAAGGCAGAGCTCTCCATGAAGATTAAAGAGTTACAACAGAGACTGGATTCTCATCTCCCCAATATTTTGTAG
- the LOC110647449 gene encoding uncharacterized protein LOC110647449 isoform X4: MRSRNNGVPRGQTAKNFQVEGPNWILIAGGALLSTLSIRLGFKLKQTLDSKQQANAKNGNSSDRRRTGGCHMHSNVYSFTQDDDGCFNCMSDLKHQPSDQMLSESGVALPLVTVPGPEFTKENGIMWVSSPDRLELPPKPLYHSNCSDSPCVSDSGSDIFSKREVIQKLRQQLKRRDDMIMEMQDQIVELQNSLNAQLAHSTNLQSQLDTANRDLFDSEREIQRLRKAIADHCVKHAAINEKPTVTIWPSEVRNGHANGYLDVDSSLQLSEKGRGDGEKVEMLKREVGELKEVIEGKEYLLQSYKEQKAELSMKIKELQQRLDSHLPNIL; encoded by the exons ATGAGATCAAGAAATAATGGGGTCCCTAGAGGTCAGACGGCAAAAAATTTTCAGGTTGAGGGACCAAATTGGATTCTGATTGCAGGTGGTGCCTTGTTAAGTACGTTGTCAATTCGTCTTGGTTTCAAGCTGAAGCAGACTCTTGATTCAAAGCAACAGGCAAATGCCA AGAATGGGAACTCGTCTGACAGAAGGAGGACAGGAGGCTGCCACATGCATTCGAACGTGTATTCCTTTACACAAGATGATGATGGTTGCTTCAACTGCATGTCAG ATTTGAAGCACCAGCCTAGTGACCAAATGCTGTCCGAATCTGGTGTTGCTCTTCCTTTGGTGACAGTTCCTGGTCCAGAATTTACCAAGGAGAATGGCATTATGTGGGTATCCTCTCCTGATCGTCTTGAGTTGCCTCCAAAGCCATTATACCATTCAAATTGCTCTGACTCACCATGCGTCTCAGATTCTGGTTCTGATATCTTCAGCAAGCGAGAAGTGATACAGAAGTTGAGGCAGCAATTGAAGAGAAGAGATGACATGATAATGGAGATGCAGGATCAGATTGTGGAGTTGCAGAATTCGCTCAATGCTCAGCTGGCACATTCTACAAATTTGCAGTCACAGCTTGATACAGCTAACAGAGATTTGTTTGATTCTGAGAGGGAAATTCAGAGGCTGAGGAAGGCAATTGCTGATCACTGTGTGAAACATGCAGCCATCAATGAAAAACCAACAGTCACTATATGGCCAtctgaggtgagaaatggtcatgcaAATGGGTATCTGGATGTGGACAGCAGTTTGCAGTTGTCAGAAAAGGGAAGGGGAGATGGGGAAAAGGTTGAGATGCTGAAGAGGGAAGTAGGAGAGTTGAAGGAAGTAATAGAAGGGAAGGAGTACCTGTTGCAGAGCTACAAGGAGCAGAAGGCAGAGCTCTCCATGAAGATTAAAGAGTTACAACAGAGACTGGATTCTCATCTCCCCAATATTTTGTAG
- the LOC110647449 gene encoding uncharacterized protein LOC110647449 isoform X1, with the protein MRSRNNGVPRGQTAKNFQVEGPNWILIAGGALLSTLSIRLGFKLKQTLDSKQQANASNSLKENGNSSDRRRTGGCHMHSNVYSFTQDDDGCFNCMSDIADLKHQPSDQMLSESGVALPLVTVPGPEFTKENGIMWVSSPDRLELPPKPLYHSNCSDSPCVSDSGSDIFSKREVIQKLRQQLKRRDDMIMEMQDQIVELQNSLNAQLAHSTNLQSQLDTANRDLFDSEREIQRLRKAIADHCVKHAAINEKPTVTIWPSEVRNGHANGYLDVDSSLQLSEKGRGDGEKVEMLKREVGELKEVIEGKEYLLQSYKEQKAELSMKIKELQQRLDSHLPNIL; encoded by the exons ATGAGATCAAGAAATAATGGGGTCCCTAGAGGTCAGACGGCAAAAAATTTTCAGGTTGAGGGACCAAATTGGATTCTGATTGCAGGTGGTGCCTTGTTAAGTACGTTGTCAATTCGTCTTGGTTTCAAGCTGAAGCAGACTCTTGATTCAAAGCAACAGGCAAATGCCAGTAATAGTCTGAAAG AGAATGGGAACTCGTCTGACAGAAGGAGGACAGGAGGCTGCCACATGCATTCGAACGTGTATTCCTTTACACAAGATGATGATGGTTGCTTCAACTGCATGTCAG ACATTGCAGATTTGAAGCACCAGCCTAGTGACCAAATGCTGTCCGAATCTGGTGTTGCTCTTCCTTTGGTGACAGTTCCTGGTCCAGAATTTACCAAGGAGAATGGCATTATGTGGGTATCCTCTCCTGATCGTCTTGAGTTGCCTCCAAAGCCATTATACCATTCAAATTGCTCTGACTCACCATGCGTCTCAGATTCTGGTTCTGATATCTTCAGCAAGCGAGAAGTGATACAGAAGTTGAGGCAGCAATTGAAGAGAAGAGATGACATGATAATGGAGATGCAGGATCAGATTGTGGAGTTGCAGAATTCGCTCAATGCTCAGCTGGCACATTCTACAAATTTGCAGTCACAGCTTGATACAGCTAACAGAGATTTGTTTGATTCTGAGAGGGAAATTCAGAGGCTGAGGAAGGCAATTGCTGATCACTGTGTGAAACATGCAGCCATCAATGAAAAACCAACAGTCACTATATGGCCAtctgaggtgagaaatggtcatgcaAATGGGTATCTGGATGTGGACAGCAGTTTGCAGTTGTCAGAAAAGGGAAGGGGAGATGGGGAAAAGGTTGAGATGCTGAAGAGGGAAGTAGGAGAGTTGAAGGAAGTAATAGAAGGGAAGGAGTACCTGTTGCAGAGCTACAAGGAGCAGAAGGCAGAGCTCTCCATGAAGATTAAAGAGTTACAACAGAGACTGGATTCTCATCTCCCCAATATTTTGTAG
- the LOC110647449 gene encoding uncharacterized protein LOC110647449 isoform X2 — protein sequence MRSRNNGVPRGQTAKNFQVEGPNWILIAGGALLSTLSIRLGFKLKQTLDSKQQANASNSLKENGNSSDRRRTGGCHMHSNVYSFTQDDDGCFNCMSDLKHQPSDQMLSESGVALPLVTVPGPEFTKENGIMWVSSPDRLELPPKPLYHSNCSDSPCVSDSGSDIFSKREVIQKLRQQLKRRDDMIMEMQDQIVELQNSLNAQLAHSTNLQSQLDTANRDLFDSEREIQRLRKAIADHCVKHAAINEKPTVTIWPSEVRNGHANGYLDVDSSLQLSEKGRGDGEKVEMLKREVGELKEVIEGKEYLLQSYKEQKAELSMKIKELQQRLDSHLPNIL from the exons ATGAGATCAAGAAATAATGGGGTCCCTAGAGGTCAGACGGCAAAAAATTTTCAGGTTGAGGGACCAAATTGGATTCTGATTGCAGGTGGTGCCTTGTTAAGTACGTTGTCAATTCGTCTTGGTTTCAAGCTGAAGCAGACTCTTGATTCAAAGCAACAGGCAAATGCCAGTAATAGTCTGAAAG AGAATGGGAACTCGTCTGACAGAAGGAGGACAGGAGGCTGCCACATGCATTCGAACGTGTATTCCTTTACACAAGATGATGATGGTTGCTTCAACTGCATGTCAG ATTTGAAGCACCAGCCTAGTGACCAAATGCTGTCCGAATCTGGTGTTGCTCTTCCTTTGGTGACAGTTCCTGGTCCAGAATTTACCAAGGAGAATGGCATTATGTGGGTATCCTCTCCTGATCGTCTTGAGTTGCCTCCAAAGCCATTATACCATTCAAATTGCTCTGACTCACCATGCGTCTCAGATTCTGGTTCTGATATCTTCAGCAAGCGAGAAGTGATACAGAAGTTGAGGCAGCAATTGAAGAGAAGAGATGACATGATAATGGAGATGCAGGATCAGATTGTGGAGTTGCAGAATTCGCTCAATGCTCAGCTGGCACATTCTACAAATTTGCAGTCACAGCTTGATACAGCTAACAGAGATTTGTTTGATTCTGAGAGGGAAATTCAGAGGCTGAGGAAGGCAATTGCTGATCACTGTGTGAAACATGCAGCCATCAATGAAAAACCAACAGTCACTATATGGCCAtctgaggtgagaaatggtcatgcaAATGGGTATCTGGATGTGGACAGCAGTTTGCAGTTGTCAGAAAAGGGAAGGGGAGATGGGGAAAAGGTTGAGATGCTGAAGAGGGAAGTAGGAGAGTTGAAGGAAGTAATAGAAGGGAAGGAGTACCTGTTGCAGAGCTACAAGGAGCAGAAGGCAGAGCTCTCCATGAAGATTAAAGAGTTACAACAGAGACTGGATTCTCATCTCCCCAATATTTTGTAG
- the LOC131168820 gene encoding uncharacterized protein LOC131168820 has product MDQQQLLLQQQQAQQQQQQQQQQQQQQQQFLLLQQLQKQAQQQQQHHQQQAAAISRFPSNIDAHLRPPGLHRPLNIQQQNPNPNSNPNLQQQGSNLPQNAQQAQHSQQQQQQQQQQQQQLQQQQQQQQKGIRPPLNQVELQMAYQDAWRVCHPDVKRPFSSLEDACERLLPYHVVADYEAEEDDRILDSDTTGQMPSRSQQWDFNIAAKVAEFTGTFEKQALAFNIITRKRALGEFRSEERLMIEQILLQEEKRLLLELKTEMDAREKAGREAQLRMAAMVQAEQARAESHAHAEMMARAPIRASALGSRGNSVSIGHDMGEQEHGANTDQMMNGWGNNAQRDEKEPSEDFLNDEETENGDTGAQVEWREVGEFDLNSR; this is encoded by the exons ATGGATCAACAGCAATTGCTCTTACAGCAGCAACAAgcgcaacaacaacaacaacaacaacagcaACAGCAACAGCAACAGCAACAATTTCTCTTATTACAACAATTACAGAAGCAAGCGCAACAACAGCAGCAGCACCACCAACAACAAGCGGCGGCCATTTCACGATTTCCTTCCAACATCGACGCCCACCTCCGTCCCCCTGGCCTCCATCGCCCTCTCAATATCCAGcagcaaaaccctaaccctaattctaACCCCAATTTGCAGCAGCAAGGATCCAATTTGCCCCAAAATGCGCAGCAAGCTCAGCATTCtcagcagcagcagcaacagcagcagcagcaacaacAACAGCTccaacagcagcagcagcagcagcagaagGGGATCCGGCCCCCACTCAACCAGGTGGAGCTCCAGATGGCTTACCAGGACGCTTGGCGGGTCTGCCACCCGGATGTCAAGAGGCCATTTTCTTCTCTTGAGGATGCCTGTGAAAG ATTACTTCCTTATCATGTAGTAGCGGACTATGAAGCAGAGGAGGATGATAGAATCCTTGATTCTGACACAACAGGTCAGATGCCATCTCGTTCTCAGCAATGGGATTTCAATATTGCAGCCAAAGTTGCGGAATTCACAGGCACATTTGAGAAACAAGCCCTAGCTTTCAACATAATAACCCGCAAGCGGGCTTTGGGGGAATTCCGCTCTGAGGAGAGACTCATGATTGAGCAGATTCTCCTCCAGGAGGAGAAGCGGCTTCTGTTGGAGCTGAAAACAGAAATGGATGCCAGGGAGAAAGCTGGTCGTGAGGCTCAGTTGAGAATGGCTGCCATGGTTCAGGCAGAGCAAGCTCGTGCAGAATCACATGCGCATGCTGAAATGATGGCTCGAGCCCCAATAAGGGCAAGTGCCCTTGGATCACGAGGCAACAGTGTTTCAATTGGTCATGACATGGGAGAGCAGGAACACGGTGCAAACACTGATCAGATGATGAATGGCTGGGGAAACAATGCACAGAGAGATGAAAAGGAGCCATCTGAAGATTTCTTGAATGATGAGGAAACTGAAAATGGAGACACTGGTGCGCAGGTCGAATGGCGTGAAGTTGGCGAATTCGATTTGAACTCTAGGTGA
- the LOC131178736 gene encoding probable glutathione S-transferase: protein MAEQEVKLLGAGTSPFVHRVKVALELKGIPYEYIQEDVFNKSSLLLKYNPVFKKIPVLVHNQKPISESLVILEYIDETWKHNPMFPQDAHEKAMARFWAKFIDDKVTTAIRGVLTTEGVQQQENEKHAMEALQVIEGELKGKKFFGGESIGFVDIVMGGITLWLEALEEAAGVKIHDPEKYPSIDKWMQNFAHLPVIKESLPQRDILLQYFRKGRQISLALAAGK, encoded by the exons ATGGCTGAGCAAGAGGTGAAGCTGTTGGGAGCAGGAACAAGCCCATTTGTTCACAGAGTGAAAGTGGCATTAGAACTGAAGGGAATCCCATATGAATATATACAAGAAGATGTGTTCAACAAAAGCTCTCTACTTCTCAAGTATAATCCAGTCTTCAAGAAAATTCCAGTGCTTGTGCATAATCAAAAACCCATTTCTGAATCCCTTGTCATCCTTGAATATATTGATGAGACTTGGAAACACAACCCTATGTTTCCTCAGGATGCTCACGAGAAGGCCATGGCTCGCTTCTGGGCAAAGTTCATAGATGACAAG GTTACTACAGCTATAAGAGGAGTTTTAACAACTGAAGGAGTGCAACAACAGGAGAATGAGAAGCACGCAATGGAAGCTTTGCAAGTAATCGAAGGAGAGCTCAAGGGTAAGAAATTTTTTGGAGGTGAAAGCATTGGATTTGTTGATATAGTGATGGGTGGGATCACTTTATGGCTTGAAGCTTTAGAAGAAGCAGCTGGTGTTAAAATACATGACCCTGAAAAGTATCCTTCAATAGACAAATGGATGCAGAATTTTGCCCATTTACCTGTCATCAAAGAATCCTTGCCTCAAAGGGACATTTTGCTCCAATACTTCAGAAAAGGTCGCCAGATTTCACTTGCTTTAGCAGCTGGAAAATAA